A single genomic interval of Lycium ferocissimum isolate CSIRO_LF1 unplaced genomic scaffold, AGI_CSIRO_Lferr_CH_V1 ctg3490, whole genome shotgun sequence harbors:
- the LOC132044090 gene encoding G-type lectin S-receptor-like serine/threonine-protein kinase At4g27290 isoform X2 has product MDAISMHLFLSSIFSVLILSSALDTIPADQSLTDGNTIISSGGKFELGFFSPGTSRNRYIGIWFNKVTVQTVVWVANRDSPLNGTDGMLNLTRQGILTLQNGSGRIIWSSNATRHVQNPIAQLLDSGNLVVRDAAEDYLWQSFDYPSDTTLPGMKLGVDLKTGFHRFLRSWKSTNDPSKGEFSWVIDPHGLPQPFVMNGSIERYRSGPWNGRGFANAPSQLPSPGYSYTYVSDPEKVSFMYQLTDSSIVARVVMQLNGVLQLSLWNNQTQNWDGFVSVPADNCDIYGQCHAYGLCNSGNSPICRCVDKFESKDPTEWARGNWSGGCVRKRTLNCQKEVKFLKHSGVKLPDTRFSWYSKGLTLNACEELCLRNCSCMAYANPDITGTNEGCLLWFDDLVDIKEVGASGQDIYIKLDSSELENSSTGKVKKLQISLPLAAFGLLLTLSLILYIRQKQHFSKGRGIRSSEMFCTNKSQAEELDLPLFDFETISDATNNFPLSNKLGEGGFGPVYKGVLKDGQEIAVKRLSRYSAQGTDEFKNEVIFISKLQHRNLVKLLGCCIQAEEKMLIYEYMRNNSLDWFLFDKDRRSVLDWPKCFHIINGIARGLLYLHQDSRLRIIHRDLKPSNVLLDIDMNPKISDFGMARCFGGKETGAMTTRVVGTYGYMSPEYAAEGKFSVKSDVFSFGVLVLEIISGKRNRGFLHPDHHHNLLGHVWILFKEGRVLELKDTQPRQSCNLSEVQRSVHVGLLCVQQRPEDRPSMASVVMMLGSDVALPLPKEPGFFNGRSRFTEADSSSSKHGETSVNELSITQLDAR; this is encoded by the exons ATGGATGCCATAAGTATGCATTTATTCTTGTCTTCCATATTTTCTGTTTTGATTCTGTCGAGTGCTCTAGATACCATACCAGCAGATCAATCTTTAACAGATGGAAACACAATTATTTCATCAGGTGGAAAGTTCGAGTTGGGATTTTTCTCCCCTGGTACATCCAGGAACCGGTACATAGGAATATGGTTCAACAAAGTTACTGTACAGACAGTGGTATGGGTTGCTAATAGAGACAGTCCACTCAATGGTACAGATGGTATGCTAAATTTAACAAGGCAAGGAATTCTTACTCTTCAAAATGGTTCTGGCCGAATCATTTGGTCCTCTAATGCCACTAGACATGTGCAAAATCCAATAGCTCAACTTCTGGATTCAGGGAATCTTGTTGTTAGAGATGCAGCAGAGGATTATCTGTGGCAGAGTTTTGACTATCCCAGTGACACGACTTTACCTGGAATGAAGCTTGGGGTTGATCTGAAGACTGGTTTTCATCGTTTCCTCAGGTCATGGAAGAGCACGAATGACCCCTCGAAGGGTGAGTTTAGTTGGGTAATTGATCCTCATGGATTACCACAGCCTTTTGTCATGAACGGTTCCATTGAACGCTACAGGTCTGGACCATGGAATGGTCGAGGCTTTGCTAATGCACCATCTCAGCTGCCAAGTCCGGGTTATAGCTATACATATGTATCCGATCCTGAAAAAGTATCCTTCATGTATCAGCTCACAGACAGCTCTATCGTTGCAAGGGTGGTGATGCAACTAAATGGGGTTCTACAGCTTTCACTGTGGAATAATCAAACTCAGAATTGGGATGGCTTTGTTAGCGTACCAGCAGATAATTGTGACATTTATGGCCAGTGTCACGCATATGGTTTGTGCAACAGTGGCAACTCTCCAATCTGCAGATGTGTGGATAAATTTGAATCCAAAGATCCAACAGAATGGGCAAGGGGAAATTGGTCAGGCGGCTGTGTTAGAAAGAGAACATTGAATTGCCAAAAGGAAGTAAAATTCTTGAAGCATTCAGGCGTTAAGTTGCCAGACACTCGTTTTTCCTGGTACAGCAAAGGATTGACTCTTAATGCATGCGAGGAATTGTGCTTGAGAAACTGTTCTTGTATGGCGTATGCAAATCCAGACATAACAGGAACAAATGAAGGCTGTTTGCTTTGGTTTGATGATCTGGTCGACATCAAGGAGGTCGGAGCTAGTGGACAAGATATCTATATAAAGTTGGACTCTTCCGAGTTAG AGAACTCCAGTACAGGGAAAGTAAAGAAACTGCAGATCAGCTTGCCTCTGGCAGCATTTGGTCTGCTCTTAACACTAAGCTTAATCCTGTACATAAGGCAAAAGCAACATTTTAGCAAAG GAAGAGGAATAAGAAGCTCTGAAATGTTCTGCACTAACAAAAGCCAAGCTGAAGAACTAGATTTACCGTTGTTTGATTTTGAAACTATATCTGATGCTACCAATAACTTTCCACTGAGCAACAAGCTTGGAGAGGGTGGTTTCGGACCTGTCTACAAG GGTGTGCTGAAAGATGGACAAGAAATTGCAGTAAAGAGACTTTCAAGATACTCAGCGCAAGGAACTGATGAGTTCAAGAATGAGGTTATCTTCATTTCCAAACTCCAGCATCGGAATCTTGTGAAGCTTCTTGGTTGCTGTATTCAAGCAGAAGAAAAAATGTTGATTTATGAGTACATGCGGAATAATAGCTTGGATTGGTTCCTTTTTG ATAAAGATAGGAGGTCAGTGCTTGATTGGCCTAAGTGCTTCCATATTATTAATGGAATTGCTCGAGGACTTCTCTACCTGCATCAAGACTCAAGATTGCGGATAATCCATAGAGATCTGAAACCTAGCAATGTTTTGCTAGACATTGATATGAACCCAAAGATATCTGACTTTGGCATGGCAAGATGTTTCGGAGGAAAAGAGACGGGAGCCATGACAACAAGAGTGGTCGGGACATA TGGCTACATGTCTCCGGAGTATGCagcagaaggaaaattttcggTGAAATCAGATGTATTTAGCTTTGGAGTTCTAGTACTGGAGATTATAAGCGGGAAGAGAAATAGAGGGTTCTTGCATCCAGACCATCACCACAATCTTCTAGGACAT GTGTGGATCCTCTTCAAAGAAGGCAGGGTTTTGGAGCTAAAAGATACCCAACCAAGGCAGTCATGCAATCTGTCTGAAGTTCAAAGATCAGTCCATGTAGGTCTATTATGTGTGCAGCAGCGTCCAGAAGATAGGCCGAGTATGGCATCAGTTGTGATGATGTTGGGTAGTGATGTTGCGCTGCCCTTGCCTAAAGAGCCAGGCTTTTTCAATGGAAGAAGCAGATTCACTGAAGCTGACAGTTCATCTAGCAAGCATGGTGAAACTTCTGTCAATGAATTAAGCATCACACAGTTGGATGCCAGATAG
- the LOC132044090 gene encoding G-type lectin S-receptor-like serine/threonine-protein kinase SD1-1 isoform X1: MSPEYAAEGKFSVKSDVFSFGVLVLEIISGKRNRGFLHPDHHHNLLGHVWILFKEGRVLELKDTQPRQSCNLSEVQRSVHVGLLCVQQRPEDRPSMASVVMMLGSDVALPLPKEPGFFNGRSRFTEADSSSSKHGETSVNELSITQLDAR; this comes from the exons ATGTCTCCGGAGTATGCagcagaaggaaaattttcggTGAAATCAGATGTATTTAGCTTTGGAGTTCTAGTACTGGAGATTATAAGCGGGAAGAGAAATAGAGGGTTCTTGCATCCAGACCATCACCACAATCTTCTAGGACAT GTGTGGATCCTCTTCAAAGAAGGCAGGGTTTTGGAGCTAAAAGATACCCAACCAAGGCAGTCATGCAATCTGTCTGAAGTTCAAAGATCAGTCCATGTAGGTCTATTATGTGTGCAGCAGCGTCCAGAAGATAGGCCGAGTATGGCATCAGTTGTGATGATGTTGGGTAGTGATGTTGCGCTGCCCTTGCCTAAAGAGCCAGGCTTTTTCAATGGAAGAAGCAGATTCACTGAAGCTGACAGTTCATCTAGCAAGCATGGTGAAACTTCTGTCAATGAATTAAGCATCACACAGTTGGATGCCAGATAG